A genomic segment from Dermatobacter hominis encodes:
- the glyA gene encoding serine hydroxymethyltransferase, producing MPWPTQPDTDITELIDREVERQNTGLQLIASENFTSPAVMDAVGSVLTNKYSEGYPSKRYYGGNQVVDEIEDIARRRVCELFGADAANVQPHSGANANLGVYLALLDAGDTVLGLSLDHGGHLTHGSPVNISGRFYDFVSYGLTPSDERLDLDQLRDLALEHRPKMIVAGATAYPRIIDPAPIREICDEVGALFLFDAAHIAGLIAGGAHPNPVPYADVVTFTTHKTLRGPRGGCIVSRAEHAAAIDKAIFPGLQGGPLEHVIAGKAVAFAEAATPEFGDYARQIVANAAALADALGERGFRLVSGGTENHLMLIDLRTFDEELTGKDAQNALDDAGITLNKNTVPDDPRSPFVTSGLRIGTPSVTTQGMKEPEMVQIAELMTRVLADTGDTAEIAAVRDDVRALCSKFPVY from the coding sequence ATGCCCTGGCCCACCCAGCCGGACACCGATATCACCGAGCTGATCGACCGCGAGGTCGAGCGCCAGAACACCGGTCTGCAGCTGATCGCCTCGGAGAACTTCACGTCCCCGGCGGTCATGGACGCCGTGGGCTCGGTGCTGACGAACAAGTACTCCGAGGGGTACCCCTCGAAGCGCTACTACGGCGGCAACCAGGTCGTCGACGAGATCGAGGACATCGCCCGCCGCCGCGTCTGCGAGCTGTTCGGGGCCGACGCCGCGAACGTGCAGCCGCACTCCGGTGCCAACGCCAACCTGGGCGTCTACCTGGCCCTGCTCGACGCCGGCGACACCGTGCTCGGCCTGAGCCTCGACCACGGCGGCCACCTGACGCACGGCTCGCCCGTCAACATCTCGGGCCGCTTCTACGACTTCGTGTCGTACGGCCTGACCCCGAGCGACGAGCGCCTCGACCTCGACCAGCTGCGCGACCTCGCCCTCGAGCACCGGCCGAAGATGATCGTCGCCGGCGCGACCGCCTACCCGCGGATCATCGACCCGGCCCCGATCCGGGAGATCTGCGACGAGGTCGGCGCCCTGTTCCTGTTCGACGCCGCCCACATCGCCGGCCTGATCGCCGGCGGCGCGCACCCGAACCCGGTGCCCTACGCGGACGTGGTCACGTTCACCACGCACAAGACGCTGCGCGGGCCGCGCGGCGGCTGCATCGTCTCCCGGGCCGAGCACGCCGCGGCGATCGACAAGGCGATCTTCCCCGGCCTGCAGGGCGGTCCGCTCGAGCACGTGATCGCGGGCAAGGCGGTGGCGTTCGCCGAGGCCGCCACCCCGGAGTTCGGCGACTACGCCCGCCAGATCGTCGCCAACGCCGCCGCGCTGGCCGACGCGCTGGGGGAGCGGGGCTTCCGCCTGGTCTCGGGCGGCACCGAGAACCACCTGATGCTCATCGACCTGCGCACGTTCGACGAGGAGCTCACCGGCAAGGACGCGCAGAACGCGCTCGACGACGCCGGGATCACGCTCAACAAGAACACCGTCCCCGACGACCCGCGCTCGCCCTTCGTCACCTCGGGCCTGCGGATCGGCACCCCGTCGGTCACCACCCAGGGCATGAAGGAGCCCGAGATGGTGCAGATCGCCGAGCTGATGACCCGGGTGCTGGCCGACACGGGCGATACGGCCGAGATCGCCGCGGTCCGCGACGACGTCCGGGCCCTCTGCTCGAAGTTCCCGGTCTACTGA